The following are encoded together in the Phaseolus vulgaris cultivar G19833 chromosome 9, P. vulgaris v2.0, whole genome shotgun sequence genome:
- the LOC137822059 gene encoding choline-phosphate cytidylyltransferase 1-like — protein sequence MEEEEELKVMEKGCKETPVRVYADGIYDLFHFGHARSLEQAKKLFPNTYLLVGCCNDEITHKYKGKTVMTDKERCESLRHCRWVDEVIPDAPWVITKEFLDKHQIDYVAHDSLPYADASGAGKDVYEYVKSVGKFKETKRTDGISTSDIIMRIIKDYNQYVIRNLDRGYSRKELGVSYVKEKRLRMNMGLKKLQERVKKEQEKVGKKIQTVGKIAGMHPNEWVENADRLVAGFLEMFEEGCHKMGTAIRDRIQEQLRAQQLKSLLYDEWDDDDDSLYDDEYYTD from the exons atggaagaagaagaagaactcAAAGTTATGGAAAAGGGGTGCAAGGAAACTCCTGTTCGAGTTTATGCTGATGGGATTTATGATCTCTTTCACTTCGGCCATGCCCGTTCTCTTGAGCAAGCTAAGAAACT GTTTCCAAACACTTATCTCCTTGTTGGATGCTGCAATGATGAGATCACCCATAAGTATAAGGGCAAAACTGTTATGACTGATAAGGAACGCTGCGAGTCCCTTCGCCACTGCAG GTGGGTTGATGAAGTTATTCCAGATGCGCCATGGGTCATCACCAAGGAGTTCCTTGACAAGCATCAAATTGACTATGTGGCACATGATAGTCTTCC TTATGCTGATGCAAGTGGAGCTGGAAAGGATGTCTATGAATAT GTTAAGTCTGTTGGAAAATTTAAGGAAACAAAGCGGACTGACGGAATTTCTACTTCTGATATTATAATGAGAATTATCAAAGATTATAATCAATATGTAATACGTAATTTGGACCGTGGTTATTCAAGAAAGGAGCTAGGTGTCAGCTATGTCAAG GAGAAGAGGTTGAGAATGAACATGGGACTTAAAAAATTGCAGGAGAGAGTGAAGAAAGAACAAGAGAAAGTGGGAAAAAAG ATTCAAACGGTGGGAAAAATTGCTGGAATGCACCCTAATGAATGGGTTGAAAATGCAGATCGACTGGTTGCTGGATTTCTTGAGATGTTTGAAGAAGGCTGCCACAAAATG GGAACAGCAATCAGAGACAGAATACAAGAACAATTAAGGGCACAACAGctgaaatctcttctttatgaTGAgtgggatgatgatgatgattcgtTATATGATGATGAATACTACACCGACTAA
- the LOC137820435 gene encoding RING-H2 finger protein ATL74-like translates to MIGETEAESPLGAPSMSPMTAAKPCTPSPSEHSINLMVILAAIVCACLCALGLNTMLQCVFQCANRVLTQPFQWIASRRLNSGLKKTEVVALPTSTYTHSGGSPCNCAICLSEFSDGDNIRFLPNCNHPFHVHCIDKWLLSHSSCPTCRNFLKSTHSLHSLHILVS, encoded by the coding sequence ATGATAGGTGAAACTGAGGCTGAGAGTCCCTTAGGTGCACCCAGTATGAGCCCTATGACAGCAGCCAAACCATGCACACCATCTCCATCTGAACACAGCATCAATTTGATGGTTATTTTGGCAGCCATAGTGTGTGCTTGTCTTTGTGCTCTTGGTCTGAACACAATGTTGCAATGTGTGTTCCAATGTGCCAATCGTGTTCTGACTCAACCCTTTCAATGGATTGCCTCAAGGAGACTGAATTCTGGCCTGAAGAAGACAGAAGTGGTGGCTCTGCCAACCTCAACCTACACCCATTCTGGTGGCTCTCCATGTAACTGTGCCATTTGCTTATCAGAGTTCTCTGATGGGGACAACATAAGGTTCCTCCCAAACTGCAATCACCCTTTTCATGTTCATTGCATCGATAAGTGGCTGCTTTCTCACTCTTCTTGCCCAACTTGTAGGAACTTCCTCAAGTCTACTCATTCACTACACTCCTTGCATATTCTAGTATCATAG
- the LOC137820434 gene encoding polygalacturonase QRT3 has translation MTINFGYPCLYKGSWRTCRQRQLIQKHIIEKRKKGSVLKCLYLPLHSFYLFLLIFVCQTKIYIVNLFPPSKTMRCSILVFLLPLIIAQEVTCFNKHAPPLSHFRNKFKDRMAMAMAISSQPPSPSPSTKMSGRVVYPAEYGADPTGAHESSDSIEKAVEDAFGIESEGELVGGVRDLGGVVIDLQGGNYTISKPIKFPSSGGGNLVVKGGTLRASDSFPTDRHLVELWASNSQNLPRTSLFNSMKLQQPNGIYYEDITFRDILFDSGHRGGGIFIADSVRTRINNCFFLHFTTEGILVEGGHDTFISNTFLGQHSTVGGDKGERNFSGTAIDLASNDNAITDVAIFSAAIGVLLRGQANILTGVHCYNKATGFGGIGILVKLAGNSQTRIDNCYMDYTAIVMEDPVQVHVTNGFFLGDANIVLKSVEGKICGLNIVDNMFSGNPNNKVPIVSLDGEFSNIDQVITDRNSVIGMSLRSTVGKLIVGGNGTKWVADFSNVLLFPNRISHFQYSFYAEGETKFLAHSVTNVTNNVVVVESEKPAQGVVSFLVEQ, from the exons ATGACTATTAACTTTGGGTATCCGTGTCTTTATAAAGGCTCATGGAGAACATGCAGACAGAGACAGCTAATTCAAAAGCATATTATAGAAAAGAGGAAGAAAGGAAGTGTCTTAAAGTGCTTATACCTACCCCTTCATAGCTTCTATCTGTTCCTCTTAATATTTGTTTGTCAAACCAAAATCTACATTGTAAATTTGTTTCCACCATCCAAAACTATGAGATGCTCAATCTTGGTCTTTCTCTTACCACTGATAATAGCACAAGAAGTCACATGCTTCAACAAACATGCACCACCATTGTCCCATTTCAGGAACAAATTTAAGGATAGAATGGCCATGGCCATGGCCATATCATCCCAGCCACCCTCTCCATCTCCATCTACCAAGATG AGTGGGAGAGTGGTGTATCCAGCTGAGTATGGTGCAGACCCCACAGGGGCACATGAGAGCAGTGATTCAATTGAGAAAGCTGTTGAAGATGCTTTTGGGATTGAGAGTGAAGGTGAGTTGGTGGGAGGAGttagagaccttggaggggTTGTGATTGATCTGCAAGGTGGAAACTACACAATCAGCAAACCCATCAAATTTCCTTCTTCTGGGGGTGGCAATCTTGTG GTAAAAGGAGGAACATTGAGAGCTTCTGATTCATTTCCCACTGATAGGCATCTTGTTGAGTTATGGGCATCTAATTCCCAAAACCTTCCAAGAACATCACTTTTCAACAGCATGAAACTTCAGCAACCTAATGGTATTTACTATGAAGACATAACATTCAGAGACATTCTCTTTGATTCTGGCCACAGGGGTGGAGGGATATTCATTGCTGATTCTGTGAGAACAAGGATCAACaactgcttcttcctgcacttcACAACAGAAGGGATTCTGGTTGAAGGTGGCCATGACACCTTCATATCAAACACTTTTCTTGGACAACACTCAACAGTTGGTGGAGACAAAGGGGAGAGGAATTTCTCTGGCACAGCCATTGATCTTGCCAGCAATGACAATGCAATCACAGATGTTGCAATTTTCTCTGCAGCCATAGGAGTTCTCCTGAGGGGCCAGGCCAACATACTCACAGGGGTGCATTGCTATAACAAGGCCACAGGTTTTGGTGGCATTGGCATTTTGGTGAAACTAGCAGGGAATTCACAAACTAGAATTGATAATTGTTACATGGACTATACAG CAATAGTGATGGAAGATCCAGTTCAAGTTCATGTCACTAATGGATTTTTCTTAGGAGATGCTAACATAGTTTTGAAGTCAGTTGAAGGAAAAATTTGTGGTTTGAATATAGTTGACAATATGTTCAGTGGGAACCCCAATAACAAGGTTCCAATTGTAAGTCTAGATGGGGAATTCAGTAACATTGATCAAGTGATAACTGATAGGAACAGTGTGATTGGTATGAGTCTGAGATCAACTGTTGGGAAGTTAATTGTGGGAGGAAATGGCACAAAGTGGGTGGCTGATTTTTCAAACGTTTTGCTATTTCCCAATAGGATTAGTCACTTCCAGTACTCATTTTATGCTGAAGGGGAGACCAAGTTTTTGGCACATTCTGTGACCAATGTGACTAACAATGTTGTAGTTGTGGAAAGTGAGAAACCAGCTCAAGGGGTTGTTTCCTTCTTGGTTGAACAGTGA